A genomic region of Christiangramia sp. OXR-203 contains the following coding sequences:
- the rpoC gene encoding DNA-directed RNA polymerase subunit beta' encodes MARNNDKNTVQRFNQISIGLASPESILAESRGEVLKPETINYRTHKPERDGLFCERIFGPVKDYECACGKYKRIRYKGIVCDRCGVEVTEKKVRRDRVGHINLVVPVAHIWYFRSLPNKIGYLLGLPSKKLDMIIYYERYVVIQAGNATDEEGKALQKMDFLTEEEYLNILDELPQENQYLDDSDPNKFIAKMGAECLIEILKRIDLDELSYELRHKANNETSKQRKTEALKRLQVVEAFRDANKNRENNPEWMIMKVVPVIPPELRPLVPLDGGRFATSDLNDLYRRVIIRNNRLKRLMEIKAPEVILRNEKRMLQESVDSLFDNTRKSSAVKTDSNRPLKSLSDSLKGKQGRFRQNLLGKRVDYSARSVIVVGPELKMFECGLPKNMAAELYKPFIIRKLIERGIVKTVKSAKKIIDKKEPVVWDILENVLKGHPVLLNRAPTLHRLGIQAFQPKLIEGKAIQLHPLACTAFNADFDGDQMAVHLPLGPEAILEAQLLMLASHNILNPANGSPITVPSQDMVLGLYYMTKHKIGTKEEPVKGEGLTFYSAEELVIAYNQKRVDLNAGIKIRTKDFNEAGELVMMIKETTVGRVLFNEAVPEKAGYINEVLTKKSLREIIGNILRITSVPETSEFLDEIKGLGYGFAFRGGLSFSLGDIIIPEEKQSMIDEANEQVEGIIGNYNMGLITNNERYNQVIDIWTSTNAGLTDLAMKRIREDKQGFNSVYMMLDSGARGSKEQIRQLTGMRGLMAKPKKSNSGGGEIIENPILSNFKEGLSILEYFISTHGARKGLADTALKTADAGYLTRRLVDVSQDVIVNEDDCGTLRGVEVKPLKKNEEIVESLGERILGRISLHDVVNPSTEELIVGTNEEITEEIVAKIEAAPIEGVEVRSPLTCEAKKGICIKCYGRNLATNKIVQTGEAVGVVAAQSIGEPGTQLTLRTFHVGGIAGNISEDNKLEARFDGVAEIEDLKVVKGEAPDGGTADIVISRTAELKIKDKKTGVVLSNNNIPYGSQINIENGAKVTKGDVICTWDPYNGVIISEFAGKIKYENVDQGVTYQVEIDEQTGFQEKVISESRNKKLIPTLHILGKKDEVIRSYNLPVGAHLMVDNAEKIGVGKILVKIPRKSSKAGDITGGLPRVTELFEARNPSNPAVVSEIDGVVSFGKIKRGNREIIVESKLGEVKKYLVKLSNQILVQENDYVRAGMPLSDGSITPEDILNIKGPNAVQQYLVNEVQEVYRLQGVKINDKHFEVVVRQMMRKVRIVDPGDTIFLENQLVHKADFIDENNKLFGMKVVEEAGDSERLKAGQIITPRDLRDENSILRREDKNLATARDVITATANPVLQGITRASLQTKSFISAASFQETTKVLNEAAVNGKIDKLEGLKENVIVGHRIPAGTGMRKYDSIIVGSKEEFDEMLEKKQEVNYN; translated from the coding sequence ATGGCTAGAAATAATGATAAAAATACAGTACAGAGGTTTAACCAGATCTCTATAGGTTTAGCTTCTCCAGAGTCCATCCTTGCGGAATCTCGTGGTGAAGTTCTTAAGCCTGAAACGATCAATTACCGTACGCACAAACCAGAGCGTGACGGTTTGTTCTGTGAGCGTATTTTTGGTCCTGTAAAGGATTATGAGTGTGCCTGTGGAAAATACAAAAGAATCCGATACAAAGGAATCGTTTGTGACCGTTGTGGTGTGGAAGTTACAGAGAAAAAGGTTCGTAGAGATCGTGTAGGTCACATCAACCTTGTAGTACCTGTAGCACATATCTGGTATTTCCGTTCTTTACCTAACAAAATTGGTTATTTGCTAGGTCTGCCGTCTAAAAAACTTGACATGATCATCTACTACGAAAGATACGTAGTGATCCAGGCAGGTAATGCGACAGATGAAGAAGGAAAAGCTCTACAAAAAATGGATTTCCTTACTGAAGAAGAATATCTGAATATTTTAGATGAACTTCCTCAGGAGAACCAATACCTGGACGATAGCGATCCAAATAAATTTATCGCTAAGATGGGAGCTGAATGCCTTATCGAGATCCTTAAGAGAATCGATCTTGACGAGCTTTCATATGAACTAAGACACAAAGCGAACAACGAAACTTCGAAGCAACGTAAAACTGAAGCACTTAAACGTCTTCAGGTTGTGGAAGCTTTCCGTGATGCGAATAAGAACAGAGAGAACAATCCAGAGTGGATGATCATGAAAGTTGTGCCGGTAATTCCGCCAGAACTTAGACCTTTGGTGCCTCTTGACGGTGGTCGTTTTGCGACTTCAGATTTAAATGATCTTTACCGTCGTGTAATTATTCGTAACAATCGTTTGAAGAGATTAATGGAGATCAAAGCTCCTGAAGTGATCTTACGTAATGAGAAACGTATGCTTCAGGAATCTGTAGATTCATTATTCGATAATACAAGAAAATCTTCAGCAGTAAAAACTGACTCTAACCGTCCTCTTAAATCACTTTCAGATTCATTGAAAGGTAAGCAGGGACGTTTCCGTCAGAACTTACTTGGTAAGCGTGTGGATTATTCAGCACGTTCTGTAATCGTTGTAGGACCAGAACTTAAAATGTTTGAGTGTGGTCTTCCGAAGAATATGGCAGCTGAGCTTTACAAGCCTTTTATCATCAGAAAACTGATAGAAAGAGGAATTGTAAAAACAGTGAAGTCTGCGAAGAAAATCATAGATAAAAAAGAACCTGTAGTTTGGGATATTCTGGAAAATGTGCTTAAAGGGCATCCGGTACTATTAAACCGTGCTCCTACGCTTCACCGTCTGGGAATCCAGGCATTCCAGCCTAAACTTATTGAAGGTAAGGCAATTCAGCTTCACCCACTTGCATGTACTGCATTCAACGCCGATTTCGATGGTGACCAGATGGCAGTTCATTTACCACTTGGGCCAGAGGCTATTCTGGAAGCACAGTTATTAATGCTTGCTTCTCATAACATATTGAACCCTGCAAATGGTTCTCCAATTACAGTACCTTCTCAGGATATGGTCTTGGGTCTTTACTACATGACCAAACATAAGATTGGTACGAAAGAGGAGCCAGTAAAAGGTGAAGGACTTACGTTCTATTCTGCGGAAGAGCTAGTTATTGCTTACAACCAGAAGCGTGTAGACCTTAATGCAGGTATTAAGATTAGAACCAAAGATTTCAACGAAGCAGGAGAATTGGTCATGATGATCAAGGAAACTACCGTTGGTAGAGTATTATTTAATGAAGCAGTGCCTGAAAAGGCTGGTTACATAAATGAAGTACTTACTAAGAAATCACTTCGTGAGATTATTGGGAATATTCTAAGAATTACTAGTGTTCCTGAAACTTCAGAATTCCTTGACGAGATCAAAGGTCTTGGATATGGATTCGCTTTCCGTGGTGGACTTTCCTTCAGTTTAGGTGATATTATTATCCCTGAAGAGAAGCAATCCATGATTGATGAAGCTAACGAACAGGTTGAAGGTATTATAGGAAACTATAATATGGGTCTTATTACCAACAACGAACGTTACAACCAGGTAATTGATATCTGGACTTCTACCAACGCAGGTCTTACAGATCTTGCAATGAAGCGTATTCGTGAAGACAAGCAAGGGTTTAACTCTGTGTATATGATGCTTGATTCTGGTGCGCGTGGTTCGAAGGAACAGATTCGTCAGTTAACCGGTATGCGTGGATTGATGGCTAAGCCTAAGAAATCTAACTCTGGTGGTGGTGAAATTATTGAAAACCCGATTCTTTCTAACTTTAAGGAAGGACTTTCAATTCTTGAATACTTTATCTCGACTCACGGTGCTCGTAAAGGTCTTGCCGATACAGCATTAAAAACTGCCGATGCTGGTTACTTAACCCGTCGTCTGGTAGATGTTTCACAAGACGTAATTGTTAATGAAGATGATTGTGGAACTTTAAGAGGTGTAGAAGTTAAGCCACTTAAAAAGAATGAAGAGATTGTAGAATCATTAGGAGAGAGAATCCTTGGACGTATTTCTCTACATGATGTGGTAAATCCTTCAACAGAAGAACTTATCGTTGGAACGAACGAAGAGATTACTGAAGAAATTGTAGCTAAGATCGAAGCTGCGCCAATCGAAGGTGTTGAAGTACGTTCACCACTTACCTGTGAGGCGAAGAAAGGGATCTGTATCAAGTGTTACGGTAGAAACCTTGCAACTAACAAGATCGTACAAACAGGTGAAGCTGTTGGTGTTGTTGCTGCACAATCTATTGGAGAACCTGGTACACAGCTTACACTACGTACATTCCACGTTGGAGGTATTGCAGGTAACATTTCTGAAGACAATAAGCTTGAAGCAAGATTTGATGGTGTTGCAGAGATCGAAGATCTAAAAGTTGTTAAAGGTGAAGCCCCTGATGGTGGAACTGCAGACATCGTGATCTCTCGTACTGCTGAACTTAAGATTAAGGATAAGAAAACAGGTGTTGTATTAAGTAATAACAACATCCCTTACGGTTCTCAGATCAATATCGAGAATGGCGCCAAGGTAACTAAAGGTGATGTCATCTGTACCTGGGATCCATATAACGGTGTGATTATTTCTGAATTTGCCGGTAAAATCAAATACGAAAATGTAGACCAGGGTGTTACTTACCAGGTTGAGATCGATGAGCAGACAGGATTCCAGGAGAAAGTGATCTCTGAATCCAGAAACAAGAAATTGATCCCAACACTACATATCTTAGGGAAGAAGGATGAAGTGATTCGTTCTTATAACCTACCAGTAGGAGCTCACCTTATGGTGGACAACGCTGAAAAGATTGGTGTAGGTAAAATTTTGGTGAAGATTCCACGTAAATCATCTAAAGCAGGTGATATTACCGGAGGTCTTCCAAGAGTTACTGAACTTTTCGAAGCACGTAACCCGTCTAATCCAGCTGTAGTATCTGAGATTGATGGTGTTGTTTCCTTCGGAAAAATCAAAAGAGGTAATCGTGAGATCATCGTAGAATCTAAACTTGGAGAGGTTAAGAAATACTTGGTTAAATTATCTAACCAGATCCTCGTACAGGAGAATGACTACGTGAGAGCAGGAATGCCACTTTCTGATGGATCTATTACTCCTGAAGATATCTTGAATATTAAAGGACCAAATGCGGTACAACAGTATCTTGTAAACGAAGTTCAGGAAGTTTACCGACTACAGGGTGTGAAGATTAATGATAAGCACTTTGAAGTTGTTGTAAGACAAATGATGCGTAAAGTAAGAATTGTTGATCCAGGTGATACGATCTTCCTTGAAAATCAACTAGTTCATAAAGCTGATTTCATTGACGAAAACAATAAGTTATTCGGAATGAAAGTAGTTGAAGAAGCTGGTGATTCAGAAAGACTGAAAGCTGGACAGATCATTACTCCAAGAGATCTAAGAGATGAGAATTCAATTCTTAGAAGAGAGGATAAGAATCTTGCAACTGCAAGAGACGTGATCACTGCAACTGCTAATCCGGTACTTCAGGGTATTACGAGAGCATCACTACAGACTAAGTCATTCATCTCGGCTGCTTCCTTCCAGGAAACAACTAAGGTGTTGAACGAAGCTGCAGTAAACGGTAAGATCGACAAACTTGAAGGATTGAAGGAAAATGTAATTGTTGGACATAGAATTCCAGCAGGTACAGGTATGAGAAAGTACGATAGTATTATCGTTGGTTCTAAAGAAGAATTTGACGAAATGCTTGAGAAGAAACAGGAAGTTAATTATAACTAA
- a CDS encoding DinB family protein: protein MKEILQYSHETNLEIISKFNDGDLHYVIAESSKKLISHILNSQTLWNNRITDGEVIDIWKVWEPEKLKEIEERNYQTAVEILDDRELDENISFSDTKNESHQNSISDIIFHVVNRATYYRGQIAAEFREKKIEPVSADFVSYKRKA from the coding sequence ATGAAAGAGATACTGCAGTATTCTCATGAAACTAACCTTGAAATCATTTCGAAATTTAACGATGGAGATCTACACTATGTGATCGCGGAAAGCTCAAAAAAACTCATTTCCCATATATTAAATTCTCAGACCTTATGGAATAATAGAATTACTGATGGTGAAGTGATTGATATCTGGAAAGTTTGGGAACCTGAGAAATTAAAAGAGATCGAAGAGCGTAATTATCAGACAGCCGTCGAAATCCTGGACGATAGAGAACTGGACGAAAATATATCATTCTCAGATACTAAAAATGAATCCCATCAGAATTCAATCAGCGATATTATATTTCACGTTGTGAACCGTGCTACTTATTATCGTGGACAGATCGCTGCAGAATTCAGGGAAAAGAAGATCGAGCCTGTAAGTGCCGATTTTGTTAGCTACAAAAGAAAAGCCTAA
- a CDS encoding DUF3467 domain-containing protein, whose translation MSDDNKKNQDKGKINIELDEAVAEGTYSNLAIINHSVSEFVVDFVNIMPGRPKSKVKSRIILTPQHAKRLLKALGDNIQRFEKAHGEIKDYDKAPVPLNFGPTGQA comes from the coding sequence ATGAGTGACGACAATAAAAAGAATCAGGATAAAGGTAAGATCAATATAGAATTAGACGAGGCAGTTGCAGAAGGAACATATTCCAATCTCGCAATTATCAATCATTCAGTATCAGAATTTGTTGTTGATTTCGTAAATATCATGCCGGGTAGGCCTAAAAGCAAAGTGAAATCAAGGATTATCCTGACTCCGCAGCACGCTAAGCGTTTATTAAAAGCTCTTGGAGACAATATCCAACGCTTTGAGAAAGCTCATGGAGAGATCAAGGATTACGATAAAGCACCAGTGCCGCTAAATTTTGGACCAACTGGTCAGGCATAA
- a CDS encoding amino acid carrier protein has product MSQIDQFIADFASLVWGIPLVILLIGGGIYLLIYSRFLPFRYLGHSVEILRGKYNNPEDPGDINHFQALSTALSSTVGMGNIAGVAVAIAVGGPGAIFWLWISAIVGMATKFFTNTLAVMYRGKDSEGKIQGGVMYFIVEGLGKKWKPMAAFFAVAGLVGALPVFNVNQLTQAINYILLEPNGVQTGFGTSLVIGIMLTIITTIVIIGGLDRISKTVSKLVPAMVLLYFVSVVAILFVHYDVVLSYFGMIFTDAFAAENYKGDPLLGGVLGGLILLGIRRGAFSNEAGIGTATMAHGASKTSEPVREGLIAMLGPAIDTLVVCTLTAMAILVTGVWQTEDVNGVSLTAAAFDEAIPYVGNYLLLLCILAFSVSSLFSYSYYGTKCLSFLAGAENKKYYNYVYVLSILVGATTSLSFILNLIDGFFALMAIPTMIATLIMAPRVMKAAKIYFETYK; this is encoded by the coding sequence ATGTCCCAGATAGATCAGTTCATTGCAGATTTCGCTTCCCTCGTTTGGGGAATACCACTTGTAATACTATTAATAGGTGGCGGAATTTATCTCCTGATCTATTCACGTTTTTTACCTTTTCGCTATTTAGGGCATTCTGTAGAAATACTTCGAGGGAAATATAATAATCCTGAAGATCCGGGAGATATCAACCATTTTCAGGCTTTGTCCACGGCGCTTTCCTCCACCGTTGGAATGGGAAACATTGCCGGTGTGGCCGTTGCTATTGCCGTTGGTGGACCTGGCGCTATATTCTGGTTATGGATAAGTGCGATCGTTGGTATGGCTACGAAGTTTTTCACCAATACTCTTGCGGTCATGTATCGTGGAAAAGATTCTGAAGGAAAGATTCAGGGAGGTGTAATGTATTTTATCGTGGAAGGGCTCGGTAAAAAATGGAAGCCAATGGCTGCATTTTTTGCGGTCGCTGGTCTGGTAGGTGCACTGCCAGTTTTTAATGTAAATCAGTTAACTCAGGCTATTAATTATATTCTGCTTGAGCCTAATGGGGTGCAAACAGGCTTTGGAACAAGTCTGGTCATAGGAATTATGCTGACTATCATCACCACCATTGTTATCATAGGCGGACTGGACCGTATTAGTAAAACGGTTTCGAAACTGGTACCAGCAATGGTCCTTCTATATTTCGTTTCAGTGGTCGCCATACTTTTCGTGCATTATGATGTGGTACTCAGCTATTTTGGTATGATATTTACCGACGCTTTTGCTGCGGAAAATTATAAAGGAGATCCTTTGCTAGGAGGCGTCCTGGGAGGCTTGATCTTACTTGGGATACGTAGAGGTGCATTTTCCAATGAAGCTGGAATTGGAACTGCTACGATGGCGCATGGAGCCAGTAAAACATCGGAACCTGTTCGTGAAGGTCTTATAGCTATGCTGGGCCCGGCAATTGACACGCTGGTGGTTTGTACACTCACAGCAATGGCTATTCTGGTCACTGGCGTCTGGCAAACTGAAGATGTCAACGGAGTCAGCCTGACGGCGGCCGCTTTTGACGAAGCAATACCATATGTAGGAAATTATCTATTACTGCTTTGTATACTCGCTTTTAGCGTGTCCTCATTATTCTCTTATTCTTACTACGGAACAAAATGTTTATCATTCCTGGCCGGTGCTGAAAATAAGAAGTATTACAACTACGTCTATGTTCTTAGTATTCTCGTAGGAGCTACCACATCTTTAAGCTTTATTCTGAATCTTATTGACGGGTTTTTCGCATTGATGGCGATTCCTACAATGATTGCTACCCTAATTATGGCTCCACGTGTGATGAAAGCTGCTAAAATATATTTTGAGACGTATAAATAA
- a CDS encoding peptide chain release factor 3 codes for MKQYQKEINKRRTFGIISHPDAGKTTLTEKLLLFGGAIQEAGAVKSNKIKKGATSDFMEIERQRGISVATSVLAFEYRDIKINILDTPGHKDFAEDTFRTLTAVDSVIVVIDVAKGVEEQTEKLVEVCRMRNIPMIVFINKMDREGKDAFELLDEIEQKLNLKVTPLSFPIGMGYDFKGIYNIWEKNVNLFTGDPRRDIEETIEIDDLQNEELDQLIGDKAANDLREELELAQGVYPDFDRQDYLDGKLQPVFFGSALNNFGVRELLDCFITIAPPPRPKESDTRLVRPEEEKFTGFVFKIHANMDPKHRDRLAFIKIVSGKFERNKNYLHVRNNKNMKFSSPNAFFAEKKEIVDTSYPGDIVGLHDTGSFKIGDTLTEGENLMYKGIPSFSPEHFRYINNADPMKSKQLEKGIDQLMDEGVAQLFTLELNGRKVIGTVGALQFEVIQYRLEHEYGAKCTYENLNVHKATWVEAENEKSEEFKEFKRVKAKYLAKDKSGQLVFLADSQFSLQMTQQKYPSIKFHSTSEF; via the coding sequence ATGAAGCAGTACCAGAAAGAGATTAATAAAAGAAGAACATTCGGGATCATATCTCACCCAGATGCCGGTAAAACTACCTTAACTGAAAAACTACTCTTGTTTGGAGGAGCCATCCAGGAAGCTGGGGCTGTAAAATCTAACAAGATAAAAAAAGGAGCTACGAGTGACTTTATGGAGATCGAACGTCAACGTGGGATCTCGGTAGCAACATCTGTACTTGCTTTTGAATACAGAGATATCAAGATCAATATCCTGGATACTCCCGGGCATAAGGATTTTGCTGAAGATACATTTCGAACGCTAACTGCTGTAGATAGTGTGATCGTTGTGATCGATGTTGCTAAAGGTGTAGAAGAGCAAACTGAAAAACTTGTGGAAGTTTGCCGTATGCGAAATATTCCCATGATCGTTTTTATCAATAAAATGGATCGTGAAGGAAAAGATGCTTTTGAACTCCTGGATGAAATTGAACAAAAATTAAATCTAAAAGTAACTCCTCTTAGTTTTCCAATTGGGATGGGTTATGACTTTAAAGGAATCTATAATATCTGGGAAAAAAATGTAAACCTTTTCACAGGTGATCCTAGAAGAGATATTGAAGAAACTATTGAGATCGACGATCTCCAGAATGAAGAACTTGATCAGTTGATTGGTGATAAAGCTGCTAATGACTTACGTGAAGAGCTGGAATTAGCTCAAGGGGTTTATCCAGATTTTGACAGGCAGGATTACCTGGATGGTAAATTGCAACCTGTATTTTTTGGATCTGCTTTGAATAATTTCGGAGTGCGTGAACTACTGGACTGTTTTATAACAATAGCACCGCCTCCCCGCCCAAAAGAAAGTGATACCCGACTTGTAAGACCGGAAGAAGAAAAGTTTACAGGTTTTGTATTTAAAATTCACGCGAATATGGATCCGAAACATAGGGATCGATTAGCGTTCATAAAAATTGTTTCAGGTAAGTTCGAACGTAATAAAAATTATCTACATGTTCGGAATAATAAGAACATGAAGTTTTCTTCTCCAAACGCATTTTTTGCTGAAAAGAAAGAAATTGTCGATACTTCCTATCCTGGCGATATCGTTGGACTTCACGATACCGGTAGTTTTAAAATTGGTGATACATTAACTGAAGGTGAGAACCTCATGTACAAAGGTATTCCTAGCTTTTCACCAGAACACTTTAGATATATAAATAATGCCGATCCTATGAAATCCAAGCAATTGGAAAAAGGGATTGACCAGTTGATGGATGAAGGTGTTGCGCAGTTGTTTACCCTGGAACTTAATGGTAGGAAAGTTATCGGAACCGTTGGTGCCTTACAGTTCGAGGTTATTCAATACAGACTGGAACATGAATACGGAGCAAAGTGTACCTATGAAAACCTCAATGTGCATAAAGCTACCTGGGTTGAAGCAGAAAATGAGAAGTCTGAAGAGTTCAAGGAATTCAAGCGTGTGAAAGCAAAATACCTTGCGAAAGACAAATCTGGACAATTGGTATTTCTTGCAGATTCTCAGTTCTCACTACAAATGACTCAGCAAAAATATCCTTCTATCAAATTCCATAGTACATCTGAATTTTAG
- the idi gene encoding isopentenyl-diphosphate Delta-isomerase: MAQEKVILVNEKDEQIGLMEKIEAHEKALLHRAFSVFVFNDKNELMIQQRALSKYHSPGLWTNTCCSHQREGESNIEAGKRRLQEEMGFSTELKDTISFIYKAPFDNGLTEHEFDHILVGYFEGKPDLNPDEVAEWKWMSLEAIEKDMQANPSIYTEWFKIIFDKYYSHIQQ, encoded by the coding sequence ATGGCGCAGGAAAAAGTAATATTAGTTAACGAAAAAGATGAGCAAATAGGGCTGATGGAGAAGATCGAGGCCCACGAAAAGGCATTGCTTCACAGAGCCTTTTCAGTATTTGTTTTTAATGATAAGAATGAATTGATGATTCAACAAAGAGCTTTGTCGAAATATCATTCACCTGGTCTCTGGACAAACACCTGTTGTAGTCATCAGCGTGAGGGGGAATCCAATATTGAAGCTGGAAAGCGTAGATTGCAGGAAGAGATGGGTTTCTCAACAGAACTTAAAGACACCATTTCTTTTATTTATAAAGCGCCATTTGATAATGGTCTTACGGAGCATGAATTCGACCATATTCTCGTGGGATATTTTGAAGGTAAGCCAGATTTGAATCCAGATGAGGTAGCAGAGTGGAAGTGGATGTCTCTGGAAGCTATAGAAAAGGATATGCAAGCGAACCCTTCTATTTATACCGAATGGTTTAAGATCATCTTTGATAAATATTATTCACACATTCAGCAATGA
- a CDS encoding 6-carboxytetrahydropterin synthase — translation MRVTVHRKAHFNAAHRLYRKDWDDARNLEVFGKCSNPNYHGHNYELIVSVTGNIDPETGFVMDLKILKDLIRTEVEDAFDHKNLNVEVEEFKNLNPTAENISIVIWNKLRKQIQETHDLEVTLYETPRNYVTYKGE, via the coding sequence ATGAGAGTAACCGTTCACAGAAAAGCTCATTTTAATGCAGCTCATCGATTGTATAGAAAAGACTGGGATGATGCCAGGAACCTTGAGGTTTTTGGAAAATGCAGTAATCCAAACTATCATGGGCATAATTATGAACTCATAGTATCTGTGACTGGAAATATTGATCCGGAAACTGGTTTTGTGATGGATTTAAAAATCCTGAAGGATCTTATTCGCACTGAAGTTGAAGATGCTTTTGATCATAAGAACCTGAATGTAGAGGTGGAAGAGTTTAAGAATCTGAATCCTACGGCTGAAAATATTTCAATAGTCATATGGAATAAACTTCGAAAACAAATTCAGGAAACACACGACCTGGAAGTTACGCTGTATGAGACTCCGCGTAATTATGTTACTTATAAAGGAGAATAA
- a CDS encoding peroxiredoxin, with the protein MKKGDLVPDLRLKDQNRKEFNFRDLVGEKAFVVYFYPKDFTPGCTKEACSFRDSYQKFQDLGAEVIGISADTTASHAKFSEKYNLPYIFLSDRDKKARNAFNVKASLLGLLPGRETFVFGKDGKLLHRFNSMNASRHMPEALEILKKYQN; encoded by the coding sequence ATGAAAAAGGGAGATTTAGTACCAGATTTAAGGTTAAAGGATCAGAATCGTAAAGAATTTAATTTTAGAGATCTTGTGGGTGAAAAAGCATTTGTAGTTTATTTTTATCCAAAGGATTTTACTCCGGGGTGTACCAAGGAAGCCTGCAGCTTTCGTGATAGTTACCAGAAATTTCAGGATCTGGGTGCTGAGGTTATTGGGATTAGTGCAGATACTACTGCCTCCCATGCGAAATTCAGTGAAAAGTATAATTTGCCATACATTTTCCTGTCTGATAGAGATAAAAAAGCAAGAAATGCTTTCAATGTAAAAGCCAGTCTTTTAGGACTTCTTCCCGGAAGAGAAACCTTTGTTTTTGGTAAGGATGGCAAACTACTGCACAGGTTCAATAGTATGAACGCTTCTAGACATATGCCGGAAGCACTTGAAATCCTGAAAAAATATCAGAATTAA